In the genome of Variovorax sp. PAMC26660, the window GACACGGTGCTGTCGCACCACAAGCTGGTCGGCAAGGCCAACCATGGCCGTTCGGTGGAAACGCTGGCCATGATCGAGCAGGCCGCGAAGGGCCAAGCGGTGTGCTTCGACTGCTATCCCTACAACGCCTCTTCCACCATGCTGCTGCCCGCGCGGGTGGCGCAGTCGGACGACGTGCGGGTGACCTGGTCAAAGGCCGACGCCAGCGCCGCCGGGCAATCGCTCTTTGCGCTGGCACGCGAGCGCGGCGTCACGCCCGAGCAACTGGCGCTGGACCTGCAGCCCGCGGGCGCCATCTACTTCGCCATGAGCGAAGACGACGTGAGCCGCATCCTCAGCCATCCGATGGCCATGGTGGGCTCCGACGGGCTCGCGCACGACGTGAGCCCGCATCCTCGGTTGTGGGGCACTTTCCCCAAGGTGCTGGGGCACTATGTGCGCGAGCGCCGGCTGTTTTCGCTGGAAGCGGCGGTGTACAAGATGACCGGCCTGAGTGCGCGCCGGTTCGGCCTGCAAGGCCGGGGCGTGCTGGCGCAGGGCCATCATGCCGACGTCGTGGTGTTCGACGAGCAGCAAGTGGCCGATCGCGCGACCTTCGCGAACCCCACCGAGGTCAGCACCGGCATCGACGCGGTGTTCGTGAACGGCCGGCTGGCCTGTCGCGATGGCCACACCATGGACGTGCACGCCGGGCGTGTGCTGCGGCATGGGCGTTCGCCATGAGCGCGTGCGCATAAGAAGTTGGTTTTGGAAAACTGGTTGGATGTAACGCGAAAGAATTGTTAATTCCGCGGCTTCCGCTTTGAAGTTCTTACAACTTCAGCGCCGTTCATGCTGCTTTCAGACGGTAAAGTTGTCCGCTTCTGGTTTCGGATTGTCCGCGGCCTTTTTCTCCCA includes:
- a CDS encoding N-acyl-D-amino-acid deacylase family protein, with protein sequence MLDLIIEGGCVIDGTGAPRWRADVGIAAGRIAGIGDLSAVPARERFDARGRIVAPGFIDVHTHDDRLLLDTPTGAHPKLSQGVTTVVTGNCGISLAPLKAPATLPAPLDLLGTDAWRFNSFGDYLNELEQSGPAVNAACLVGHSTLRVRRMDRLDRAATAGEERLMANDLAEALEAGAIGMSTGLYYPPAKAASTQEVIAVGAPLTHAAGVITMHIRDESDAIDDALREALLIGRALGVDTVLSHHKLVGKANHGRSVETLAMIEQAAKGQAVCFDCYPYNASSTMLLPARVAQSDDVRVTWSKADASAAGQSLFALARERGVTPEQLALDLQPAGAIYFAMSEDDVSRILSHPMAMVGSDGLAHDVSPHPRLWGTFPKVLGHYVRERRLFSLEAAVYKMTGLSARRFGLQGRGVLAQGHHADVVVFDEQQVADRATFANPTEVSTGIDAVFVNGRLACRDGHTMDVHAGRVLRHGRSP